Within Brachyhypopomus gauderio isolate BG-103 chromosome 4, BGAUD_0.2, whole genome shotgun sequence, the genomic segment ACAAACCTTGTGCAGAAGTGATGAACACTGGATGGTTATTGTGCATCATGTGCTAATCCTGTTATTTAGACTCAGTCATTAAAGTATGAATCAATGCCCTGCAATAAAATCTCTGAGAAGGACAAAATAACATGTGCAGATATATAGTATACTTGCTGAAAAATGCATCTCTACATATACACGCACGCTCAAGTGTGGCTCTAAAATGTCCCCACACATATGgataaacaaaaacataatgTAAAGCGCACTCATGACTAacaaacacacccatacacacactggtGTGTATACAAAGTCATTTGGCATATTCATACCAGTGGGgtcctgtgtgtgctgttaATTATTGCCACATTGCAAGACCGGGCTTTGAGCgccacaggaaacaaacactgaTTAACGTGATTGGGCCTGCTGAGAAATAGAGTCCAGTTGAAGTGTGTTGATGACTAAACGGTTCTCACCCTCTTACCCCAACAGTTTCACCCCCTTGCCCTCCATGCATTGTGAAGCAGGTCAGTACTACCTCCACATCGGTACAAGATCATTGGTGCCACACGTGTCACTGTCATTATGTCAGTGTCATATAACTGGACAGAAGACAATGGTGGATAATTTGCAATGTGCACATTCCTGCTGTAAGATGCATTGTGTACACATTGCTTTCATGCTAATTAGCGCTGCACCCCACTGGCCTCTCAGCTGTaatccattctttcacaaacgtCGATCGATGTGAGAATTGAAGACATCGCCCTCTGCTTTCAGTGCTGGTGGATTTCTCTGACACAGTTTAGAGAGTCAGTCATCAAGTCGATGAACTGCAGGTTTGTGGGCGAGGAGAGGGTGCATGGATCTGCATGACCGGGGTTCAGGTGACGCACGCATGTCTTTGCCAGAGGACTCCATGAAACTTTAAGCTTCTTCTGGACTTCAAACAGTATTTCCAGCACTACTTGGCTAAATCACAGCCTCCTTCAACCCGTTCAACAATGCTGTCTACGCTGGGGTTTATAGTTGAGTCCATACGGAATAAATCACATTTAGGCATGACAGTGGTGTTCAGAACTATCTATTTATACATGCCTCCAGCCCCAGCATCTTTAAGTAAATAAGAGTGAGTGCAATGCCCAGTAAAGTGGATAATGTTCACTAAGCTGGGGGAATCGGAGCAGAAGCTGCATTTATCAACAGCTTAAGAGTTCAGTCCGGACTGCACGGCACCTCCGAACACACGCATGTACCACTCAAGTGCCTTGACTGAGATTACactatatttcttttttttccccactgttTTGCCACAATATTCCATGTCTGAGATCATGGGCATCCGATTTGGTATGAAAGCAAATTTGAGGTCACTGAGGTCCAATGGAATTTCTTTTAGCCCCCCCCCAATGTTTCCACAGCAGCTCATTTTATGCGGTGTCTTCTGCTATAAACACCCACACAGCACAGCCCACGTATCATGGATGTATCAAAAAGGTCTCCAAGAGCAAATGATCACATTTACCACACAGCTGCACTAGATACACAAACTGATCAGCAACAGGTTGAGAATGTAGAGTTGACCAGACTTTCTTGGCTGTTGACACACTCAATAAAAGCTGCAGTGTTTAGGAAGCAATACATTACTGAATGAGTCTCTAGTCAAAAGGTACTGTGTCCGTCATGGCTAATCAGAGTCTGCCATCCTTTATAATTATTCAACTAATAGTACTGCAATAGAAATGTTAAATATTTCTTATTTCTCAGGCACGTTTTACCTTACATCGCAGACTCTAGAATTCTTACCAAAGAAGTATCCTGCAGAAATAAAGAAATACAATACATCAGATTTCAATACAagtttattttgatttttttcaagcaattttaaatattaaaataatttgtttttcATGAATTAAAGTTCGTTAAAATTGTGTTTCCATTAAAACACTGTCGCAACAAACCTGTAGTTCTGAGTAGTACATTAACAAGAATCAAAACGTTTCAGCGACTGggacacttctaccagtgtttcACACCCCCTCAGACACTGGGCTTCATCTCCTTCAAGTAAACACAATTAACCACTAATTTCAGCGATTATCAGGCTAGAAACCAATGTCTGCTTGTGAGATCTCCATCTTCTTGTTTTAAATGTCCCTATCTCATCATTTCTGCAGAAATGTACCTTGTGCGGACACTGAAATTTCCGTGGTGCCAACACTAAAGCTCCAAGCTGAACTAGAGAGCTACTTACTGGCAGCTATTAGTATGTGGACTTGGACAAATTCATAACATACATAATGACATGCTATTGCAGGAAAATCAAATTGTCCTGGACTCTGGCTAAAAGAACTGGGATTGGTCTCCTCGAACTAGTTACACAACCGCACTAGCGTTTCTAGCCAGCCAACACGTTGGGATTTGGATCGACTGCAACACACTGGAGTTGTTTATGGTCTAAACAATGGAGGCTGGTTATAACATGCAGTGGGAGGAGACGCTATAGGACACATATAGCACATATATTCCTGCCACCGTTTCGGTTCACCTGCTAAATCACAAAATCATATACTTGGGCCAAAGAGACAGACATCCTCACTAAACTCACGTGGATGCTTTGTTTGAATttgatataaatatattatagtTACAAGCTCACCTCTAGCATTCGATTCATTTTAAGTCGTTTCTTCTATTCAAATAAAAGCGTGAGCCAAATGAGCACGTGCTCCCCCTCCAATAAAGGCGGCCGTGCACGTGCTCCGCTTGCTCATTTGCCCGGCCGCGTGAGTCTGATGTAATATCATTATCTTTTCCTATGACATCCACACTGAAGTGTTTCATTCACCACTTTATGGTTACTTGTCACTGATTATAAAAAGTAAGTCAACTGTTTAGCCACTTCATTTTCATTATTGATGTGAAATATGATGGAGAAATAAAAACTTTCAAACATGCTAAGGGCATAAAAAGCACAATCTAAGTTATGTATACAAATGTTTCTGTTTCAGGAGTGGCTTTCTTTCCTGTGGTCACTGGTAAAATGCAACTCGGTGGAAGGCAGTCAGTAACGCGTCTaacccaacaaacacacaggacGGAAGAACATTCAACCTGGGCTGCCACGGTGTTTGTTGAATGGTGAATTAGGCTCAGCATGAAGGAATCAGCACGCATTCGCTTATCAGCCTTTAATCAACCATTCAATTACAGAGCCGAAATATCGCTCCTAATTGATCTGGCCTGCCGATTTGTTTCGATTTCTCGTTACCTCGAGTCGTTTATCCTCTCTACCCACCGGCTGCTAATGAATGGACTCGTTAGGAGGGGGCGTGCCTAAGCGAAGCTGACTCTGCGCGTGCCTCTGCCAGATGCGTGGTGGCAGAGAGAAGGCCGAATGTTAAAACAGCAGGCAGTGTAATGGGCACGGCAGTACTGGCGAGGCAGGCAGGAGAGTGGGCACCTGTCCATTAAGCCCCACTATGGATGGAGGAGATAAGTGGCCTGGTCACGGTGGAGTTTCGTAGGGACAGCTGCAGCTGTAGGGGGGTGTACTGAACAAAACTGCACAACAGATGAAGAAAGACGCAACAGCAGCTCGGTTAATGGCGCCGGACCTCTGTGCACTTTTTGCACTTCTCCAGTGTAATGTGCAAACGTGGAGACTGAGAGTAACGATAAAGCGGTAGATGGCGTGTTGGTGTTTGGACACACTTGTATACTCTGAACACGTGCACTCGTGAAGTCTAAAAGTCTGACCTGTTCTTTTTTTACACCACTCTTTCCATTTTAGGGCTCTTCAGTCACCTGGGCCTGCAGTATGTGTGCGATAGTGGCATAACTGTGCGTGTGTAACACTATTCCTCCCTCCTAAATAGGTCCAACAATCTCCTGGGTAAATCCTATGGGAGTGTAATACCCTGCTGAGACTGGTTTAGAGGAAGCCAGGTAGATCACAATGCTTTTTAGTTTATAGGTAAGGCATTTAAAGAAGAATGCAACAGACACCTAGGGGCAATTATCCAGATAGTCATGGATTTAATTCTACTGTTGTACTGTGAACATGTATTTATCCAAATAAAGTTATAATTTCTGAAAACCGATTGAAAGTTGATCTTGATAGAATTTCGTTTTGTTTGACTGGGTTTACTCTGGTGGAAACTCATTCGTTGTAGTAAGGTGCATTCTAAGAACTATTCCTCTTTAACTTTGCGAACTGCAGTCATTTCACAGGCACTGAACTGTTTAAGAGACACTCTCATGAGGTTGTTATTTCTAGTACATGTCAACAATCCTGGTATGACACTCCAGGGATTTATAATCCTAGTCTTTCATTTAATCTCGGTCCAAAATTAAAATTGCATATATTGTATCCACTGCAATATCGATCGTGCTCCACCTGTAACTAGCCAGTATAAAAGATTGGgacttatttaaaaaaaagagagagagatggggatcAGAGGTACGTCAGTGAGACGGAATTGGAGCAAACATCCGAGGATGACCAGCCAGGGAGATGATTCCTCtgttctgtctcactgtctcccgACATGATCATCATATCTACATATTCGAGTCTTATAGCAAGTGTTGCACGGCGCTCGATGCACACAGGAGCGTCGGTGCCAGTTTATGCAAAGCTGTGTGCCACCTCGCCCTGGGCCATTATCCCACACGGATCAGTTTGCATACAAGCACCGTACCTTTACTGTGCTTCAAGAAATAATATTTCATTCGTGGCCTTTCGCTTCGATCGTAACTGGAAACACTTGGTTTAAACACTTTGCTGAGGTAGATAGTTTTGCAAGGCTACCTTGCGGACACTTTCGAACATTGGTCCAAATGATGCTAGAGAAACAATGCATGAACCCTGTGTACTGCTTTAAGACATTCCCAAAGGTCTCTGACCAACAACATTCTAGGATCACAAGCCTGATTTTGTGGTCTGACACCCCCGAGTGTCATTTAGAGTAAGGCTATTCTATTCTTTGACAACATCGCCCTCTACTGGATATAAATGGAATGGCACGACAATACGCATAGTAATCAAAGGTTCAGAAATGCAAAAATTCAAAATGAATTTTACCCCAAATCTGATGCATCttgcccctctctctgtccgtaATTGCTGTTGTATGTATGATGTTCACACCAGAGAGGGTTTTGCTGCATGCAGCAACAGAAGGCCTCATGAAAACATGCCACGTTAGGCCACAAAACCTAATAGTCTGAAAAATGTTTAGAATCGTCCTGACTTCCTTCTTCCTCCTTACACGCCAGTTCTGTTTATGGGACTGCTCAGATTTTCGAAATCCGACGTAAAGACGTGCTCACCGTCACCCAGGAAGACTGTCGCGACAAACAGCAGGTGGCACCATaactacacaacacacctgtTAAACACGTTTAATGACGGCCGATCCTCTACCAGCGGTATGCAAACGTGTAACGCACACATGAAACCTATGAAAGCAGCAAGCAGATTTCTGAATCAGAGTTtgatggtgcatgtgtgtggacaCACGTCAATCCACGATCCTAAATGTTTCAATGTTAGTAAATGTTCCGTTCACAACGCTGTCCGGCTGTATAGATCTAAAACTAGTTTAATGCAAGGATAAAATTGGACCTGAATGGTCCTACTTGATGACACTGGTCAAAACCCAATACCTCGAGTATAAATACAGTCCTACTTGATTTACCATCCTTACGGATTCATGGAGGACAAATCTTAAGACTCATCTCCGTCCTCAAACCCAGTTGGTACCATGAATGTATACTGGTCGTTCAGCAGAGACTCGCGCTAACCGACTCGAGGCTCCGCTCTTTGAAAGTCACTTGTGAGATTTTTGCGCGTGATCTGTCTTATTTAGTAATTAATCCCGAATTGTATCTCATTAACACTGACTTGGTCTGGCAGTGCCTCGGTTAAGGGTCAGTGTAGGGTAGCCTTACTACAACCCAGCTCGCTGAAGTACTTTTATAAGTCCTTCTGGATACGAGCGTCAGCTAAACTCcataataaatgtaaatgactTGTGCTATTTGGTCACAGTTAGTAAGTTACAGTGTTTCTTCATAGGAAGTACAGAGTGCCCTGTTATTGACACATCAGATCGATAGGAGATCAATGGTTGCCCAGGTAACGGCCATCCTAAGGAGGGCCAATGGAACTGTCCGTTTCCATAATGCCATAAATCCGTGACAGTCATTTACCCATGTTTGGGTAAACCTTGCTGCATAAGACACGCATTTATTATTTGCAGCAATCAATGTCTGAATTTGTCCCATTCATAACCCAGTGAATCCTGACAGGCGTAATGCGAGCTCTTTGGACATTGCGCGTTTCCCCCATTTGCGCTTAAAAAGATCATTTAGGGACTTTCATCTTTAAGGACGGCACGTGTGTCTATCTGCAGCTAACAGCAGGAACGAGAGGTGCTCTTACAATCTCGCTGTTATATGCTACATGAACTGTCGCAGTATGAGTGAGATCGATCTCACAGAGATGGAGGACGACTTTTCGGCTTTGTACTGGATTTGAAGTGGCAGGAGTCTGTCGTACAGGCGACGGTGTGTACGTTTCTCACTCCGCTGACAAAAGAGGTAACGGGTGCTTCATTTCTTTGCATAGCGTTAAATGTGTTGAAGTATGAGGCAGATGAACACAAACCGTGATTCCTGCAATTGATTTTGTGGCGTGCTGTGTGTTGGTTACGCATACGactcaaaaatataatttaatgATGCATGGCCAAGATCGCACAATTTCACTGGAAGACTGTTTTACGAGATTTTCTTAATTGGGATGCTGTCATTTGGCCTAATTACCGACGTTCTGATGGGGAACCACTTGTCATTGCATCTTTAATGAGTCATGTTGCTTTTTACTAATAATGATCTAGTCACCGTAATGTGTCCTCTCTCTTGAGCAagttgtgttgctgtgttgcCCCCAGAAGCCCTTTGCAACGGTTTACAGAAGGAGAGAACTCGAGAGATCTTCTTATGTAGAAAGGAAGCTGTGTAGAAGATAGAGACTTAACACTGCTCTCTTACTGTTCTCACACGACAGCTCCAGTATGATGGGCAACTCAAGTGTTTATGGTACACCATATTCTGCCATGCtcttttttaaaacatttaaatatatcATCGGTCGTCAGTGAAGGAAATGAGAGCAGGATCACCAGATGGAGCACAAACATGAGCTCCACCccatgggtgagtgtgtgagcaccATCAACCTGCAGAAGGATCCCTGCCTGAAATGACATCCAATGAGAAGGATACCTGCCTGAAATGACGTCCAACGAGAAGCCGTGAAACTGCAGCTGGATCTCATGTTCCGCCTTTCCTCTCCACAGAGCCGGGTGATTGGTCACTTCAGTCATGCAGTCAAAAGTGCCTCTGGTATCTTGGTAACAAGCTCATAATGTGATGAAGCAAATATTCAAGTGGCCTGTTGAATGATGTCTAAGTGGATCCTGATgttcgagagagagagagagagagagagagagagtgtgtgtgtgtgtgtgtgtgtgtgtgtgtgtgtgtgtgtgtgtgtgtgtgtgtgtgtagaaaaccTTACATGTTATGAAGGGTTTGAGGCGTAATAAAGCTACACATTGGTTAGCTCCTCAAAGGTGTAAGAATGTAAGAACTCCGATGGTGAACTTCTAACATCTGTAAACTGTAGATGAGTGGCAGGGTGACTGGGTTCTCATGCGTGTCCTATTGACAAGTAAACACACTTGAAGCCAGTTTCTTCTTTTAGATCATGTAAAAATCTGTGGACCTATGAAAAGAGATTAGGCATGATGAAAACTGATATGAGGTTGTTTATGACTgcttttgtgcgtgtgtgtgtgtgtgtgcatgtgtgtgtattaatgcAACGTACCTCagtggggaagtgtgtgtgttggggtgttgtACGAACATTGTGAGTATGGGTGTGTATCGGGGTGCTCCAACATCAGTGCATGTATAGGTGTGTGCAAATTTTAATAGGGTAGTACAGATAATTATTCCTGTTTCTAGatggatgtatgtatgcatTATGCTAATCAGCACCCTTGACGTGTGTCTGGAGAGCTCTCGAGCTGTGTAATCACTGGCACAGGGGCATCTGGCCGTCTGGAGGCTGTATCGAGCAGACACTCATACAAACCGTTTCTTCAAACAAGTCGTCATTTGGAAGGGTAAATTCTGTGCTTTGGTTGGGAAACACTGCAACACGGTCGTCCAACCAGCAGACCAGTTCACTGAATGAAAAACACCTGTTTCCAAAAATACACATAAGGCACATGTTTGGGGAGGATCCCTCTGCTGaggtttttctttttcaccAACAGTTAATGAGGAGTGACTTGCCTCCCAGTATTCTAGCGAATAACCATGTTAAGGGCAAACTTTGCATTGAAGTGATTGTTTATGACAGGTCATGGTTGCCATGCGAGGTGCACTTAGTCACGTTCACCCTGGCAGAAGATACTGTGCTGTTGCTATGGGACTCCTAGCCTAGTTGCTAAGGTAGTGGTGTATGGAGGATTTTGCTGCCTCACAAGGTCCCCAGAAGAGATTGCAGAGAGTGAACAGAGTGTTGGAAGTGAAGAGTGAATAGTGTTGAAAGTAAAGAGTGTAGAGAGTGAACAGAGTGTAGAGATTCAAGAGGGAGTACATGGGAGTTCCTGACGGTGTCTTTGCCATATTTTAAAGCCCCAAAGCCATTTTCACCATAGCAAATTTCACTGCAACCTCTGAAATTATGAGATTGTGCCACTGTGGAGAATATAATTCATATTGACTGCCTTCTGTGTGAGAGTCTGATGAAAGAATAGTGAATATTCTTCATACTCCACTGTGAGAGGCTAACTTCCTGTGTCTGATTTCACCGCAGCTGAAAACCATAAAAAGACTGTTGCCACAGACaaggataaaaaaataaatcaaaatgtgctttgcacgtgtgtgttttacaGGCTGTGGGATaatgacacacacacgaatCAAGAAGGGTTCTGATGAACTTCTCTGCAGTATTAAACATGCAAACTGTCCCCAGCAAACCACAAACTTCGGTAACCATGGCAACTGGAACATCCAGTGGGTGAGTGTACTTTGAACATTTGTCTTGCATGTAAAAATGTGAAATCAGGACCCTGTTTATCTGTTTGGGATATTATGCTCCTGATTATCGTTCCCAGTGTTTATGTGCATGTAGAACGCATTGTTGTTACAAATGCAGAAATTGTAAGATAAGTTACATTTAAATGTTCATTATTGGGTGACATGATAGCTGCAAATTATTTACCAGATCAAATATTATTTACTAATGAAACATCTTAACACACTCTTGCTTACACACTCTTGTTTTTAGGTTGTTTCAGCATAAAGGAAACACAGGCTTGCCTGCTAAGATCACCATGGTAGAGGGTTAGAAGCGTGGACTGATATTGGAGTTGCCATGTCTGTGTGTAATGCTAGCACACTGGAAgggtgtggcctgctggagcCGTTGGAGGTGGAGCTTCAGGAGGTTGAGGGCAGTCTCATGCCCGCCGTGCTCAGGGTGACATTAGCTGCTGTCATGATCTTCATGATCACAATTGGTTTTCTGGGCAACGCCATCGTGTGTCTGATAGTCTACCAGAAGCCGGCGATGAGATCAGCCATCAACCTGCTCCTGGCCACGCTGGCCTTCTCTGACATCATGCTGTCCTTGCTGTGCATGCCTTTCACGGCTGTCACTGTGGCGACCACGGACTGGAGCTTCGGGCTGGGTTTCTGCCGCGCCTCGGTCATGCTGTACTGGCTGTTCGTCTTGGAAGGTGTGTCCATTCTGCTGATCATCAGCGTGGACCGCTTTCTCATCATCGTACAGAGGCAGGACAAGCTCACACCCCATCGGGCCAAAGTTCTGATCGCCGCATCCTGGGCGTTGTCTTTCTGCGTGTCCCTCCCGTCCCTGTTGGGCTGGAGGACAGCCAGGCTGGTAGATCGGGCTCCCCAGTGCATTCTGGGATACAGTGACTCTCTGGCAGACCGGGGCTACGCGGTACTGCTAGCTGTGGCTGTGTTCTTTGTGCCTTTTAGTGTCATGCTGTACTCCTACGTGTGCATCCTGAACACGGTGCGGAGGAACGCACTGCGCATCCACAACCACGCCGCCGAAGGCAGCACCGGACCCGATCGCACCAACAAGCTGGGGCTGACGGGCCTGCAGCGTCCGCTGCAGGTCAACGTGGACATGAGCTTCAAGACCAGGGCCTTCACCACCATCCTCATTCTGTTTGTGGGCTTTTCGGTGTGCTGGCTGCCCCACACCGTGGTGAGCTTGCTGGCTGTCTTCAGCCGCCAGTTCTGCTTCAGCCCGGCCTTTTACCCTGTGAGCGTGGGGACACTATGGCTCAGCTACCTGAAGGCTGTTTTCAACCCCATCATCTACTGCTGGAGGATCCGCAAGTTTCGGGAGGCCTGTTTGGACTTCATGCCCAAGACGTGCAGGTTCTGTCCTAAGGTTCCGGGTCGTAGTCATAGACGCATAAGGCCCAGCAATATTTACGTGTGTGGCAGTGAGACTCAGTCTTCAGTTTAGgatatgtgtatatacatggATGTCCAATCTGTCATAATTTATTAATCTGCCTAATGACACATTTGGCAGTTGCTCTGTGCTTTGCAGATATGCTGGGCTCTGagctgggcagtcatggcctggtggtagggaactggtcttgtgaccggagggtcgtgggttcgatttccagacctgaggccatgactgaggtgcccttgagcaaggcacctaaccccaactgctccccgggcgccgggctagggttgcccaccgctctgggcacgtgtgatccacagccccctagtaatcactagtgtgtgtgtgttctaattgcacagatgggttaaaagcggaggacaaatttcgattgtggtgtaaaaaatcacatttgacaaaatgtggcacatttacatttacagttatTAATCAGGATGTGTAGTCTGTGTAGTTTAAACAGTGACTGTGAATTTGAAATAGTGAATTACTGACGGAAGCAGCAATAGCCAGAACTACTGGCAAGAATATCCATCTGTTTCAGATCAGGAAATGACACACAGCAAATATTCATATTTCATGACATGACATGACATTTCGCACTGTTCTCCAATACAGGCAGATATTTCTAAGCCAAATAATTCTTTCTGGACATTTCCTGTTATATAACCAGACAAATACAGCACTTGACTGCAAGCTGTTGGTTATATTAGTGAAtagaaaatatttgtttttaaaatacCCTTTTTTAAAGCTGATATAGTGCCATTGAACTCTGTGGTTAACTGGATTAAATAAGCCGATGGTCCCAGTCTTAACAGAGACAAACTAAAACAGATGTATGCACACAGCACATGTATGTGAACATTCCCAACAGTGTTATTTTGTTTTCGCAACTTGTCTGATGTCTCTGTGCAGCTTGTCTCTGTCTCCGTGTTAACTACTGGCCTAAGAAGACTTGTGAAGGAACTGAATGTTTCACTCAGATGTCGTCTTTGGCAGGGGCACGACTGGTTTCTCAAGTGTATTGTTAGCAGAAGAGAATTGCATCCTTGGGTGATATAAATGTGTGAAGATTGCATCTGAAAGCAATCCAGTTTCCATATAAAGAATGTGTTCTCTTTCTttcataa encodes:
- the gpr45 gene encoding high-affinity lysophosphatidic acid receptor, with the translated sequence MSVCNASTLEGCGLLEPLEVELQEVEGSLMPAVLRVTLAAVMIFMITIGFLGNAIVCLIVYQKPAMRSAINLLLATLAFSDIMLSLLCMPFTAVTVATTDWSFGLGFCRASVMLYWLFVLEGVSILLIISVDRFLIIVQRQDKLTPHRAKVLIAASWALSFCVSLPSLLGWRTARLVDRAPQCILGYSDSLADRGYAVLLAVAVFFVPFSVMLYSYVCILNTVRRNALRIHNHAAEGSTGPDRTNKLGLTGLQRPLQVNVDMSFKTRAFTTILILFVGFSVCWLPHTVVSLLAVFSRQFCFSPAFYPVSVGTLWLSYLKAVFNPIIYCWRIRKFREACLDFMPKTCRFCPKVPGRSHRRIRPSNIYVCGSETQSSV